Part of the Yersinia hibernica genome, AAACGAAACGCTAACCAGCGTCCATTTTGTCCTTAGTTTTGCATTTGATGACCCGACAGAGGGAAGGCATGACAACTTTAAGCTGTAAAGTAACCTCCGTAGAGGCCATTACCGATACGGTGTACCGGGTGCAATTGGTGCCTGCATCTGCATTTTCTTTCCGGGCTGGGCAGTATTTGATGGTCGTCATGGATGAGCGCGATAAACGCCCATTTTCAATGGCATCCACACCACTGCAAAAAGACTCTATCGAGCTGCACATCGGGGCTTCGGAACTGAATCTATACGCCATGGCGGTGATGGACCGAATTCTGAAAGAGAAAACACTGGATGTGGACATTCCTCATGGTGAGGCGTGGTTCCGCGAGGGAAGCCATCGTCCATTGATTTTGATTGCTGGCGGTACCGGTTTTTCCTATGCGCGTTCAGTTTTGTTGGCGGCATTAGCGGAACAACCGGATC contains:
- the fre gene encoding NAD(P)H-flavin reductase: MTTLSCKVTSVEAITDTVYRVQLVPASAFSFRAGQYLMVVMDERDKRPFSMASTPLQKDSIELHIGASELNLYAMAVMDRILKEKTLDVDIPHGEAWFREGSHRPLILIAGGTGFSYARSVLLAALAEQPDREVSIYWGGREAVHLYDLSELEALSIKYPQLKVIPVVEQPEEGWRGRTGTVLSAVLQDYGSLAEQDIYIAGRFEMAKIARERFCAERGAQEAHIYGDAFAFI